The nucleotide sequence ccagtactatgctcagcagacacatctcccagccctggccctgcaaaccattcCCCTCACATGGCcgttcaccgtgtgggggctcgacatggtcgggcctctgcaaaaggcccctgggggctacacccatctactggtatcaatcgacaagttctctaaatggattgaggctcgtccgatcaatcaaatcaaatccgagcagacggtgctgttcttcactaacattatccataggtttggggtccccaacaccatcatcaccgacaacgggacgcagttcaccggcaagaagttcctgacattttgtgatgaccaccacattcGTGTGGCCCgatcggccgtaggacacccaaggaccaacgccCAAGTCGAGCGTGAcaacagcatgatcctacaaggcctcaagccaaggattcacaaccggttgaaaaagtttggcaagaaatggctcgctaaactcccatcagtcatctggagcctaaggaacactccaagccaagccacggggttcacgcctttcttcctggtctatggggccgaggccatcctccctaccgacttggaatatggttccctgaggctacaagcctacaacgaacaaagtaaccgcaccacccgagaggacgcccttgatcaactagagaaagcccgagacatcgcgctactacactcggccaaataccagcagagcctacggcgctatcaggcctgaTGCATCCGGggccaagacttgaaggtaggtgacctggtgttgaggctagcacagagcaacaagagtcgccacaagctgaccccaccatgggagggaccgtacatcatcgcccaagtactaaagcctgggacctacaagctagccaacgagaagggcaaagtcttcaccaacgcttggaacatagaacaactacgtcacttttatccctaaatttccaagcattgtatatatcatttctcaaaatacaattaaaaagcgttctttagttggtctaattttttgagaaaccccccgagcccatcgtaggtctcggcagtacaataacacgacaagggagactcagctctgcctcggcagaaccaagcctccctcgggggctacatgggggactcccccctaggtcccatgcaccGTTCTTCaattgtttttcgcaaaaattcctacgccaagactctagcgggctctgacgaatcggttgtaaaaactcctcggaccaaggtctgtttcctaagcaagaggccgataGAGTCGTGAGATGGCCTATGCCTctaggctatggcactccctcactacctctcgctcaagggacggcttaggccccaatgGGGTGCTTTGCAAACAAAATCCGATCAggggcaacagagggcagaggctcggaaacataagaaaaacaactaagaaacacaaatacttcagaaataaaggcctcgacggccacaagcgttacgatgcaAAAAATAATCCCTACTCTACTTTTACATAGCCTCCAGGGcacagatcaaggctcagggtcttcagcaccggcagatggtaagggaggaaccacctcctcttcgaagagcgtcgccagcgccgtgccagggccttccatcgcctccatcagcttcgtgaccaccgcgtctgcctcctcctcatcattaGGTAGGACATACCCAtcgctgatggccgggaggtcgacgccgacgtagtgagaagagatgacggccagcgtGCGCTTGACACcagtgtgcagcgcccctcggagccgctcgcgcacctGGTTGCTCAGCGCGGTCAGACAGCTCCCTAGGGAgttgcctgactgaacccccttgaCCTCTAAGGCCTCGCAGGCAGAAAGGGCAGCAAGTTTCAgcacctcgtgctccccgatctcggcctcgagcaccgtctgcaccgcactggaagcctcggcggcccgagtGATCTCTGCCTCCGACTCTGCATcgaggaaaatggaatgaggccgagcgagggaaaaaacaacctaagttagggatggaagcccacggaactcacccttggccttctgctcccagcgtcgggtctcgacctaaCAAGCCTCGgtcttctccttccagcgcagggcctcggcccgggaagcctcggcctcctccttcaagcgttgggcctcgacccgagaagcctcggctgccctggaagcctcactccccagctctgcaccacgcaagggagttagggagtgaacataagaaaaagaaaacaaaatgaggggactaaaactcaccctcgaccgtcccccatCAAATTACAGCCTCGGTCcgtgaggcctcagctgcagcaagggcctcgtccaaggcacctttcatcagctggtgcgCCCTCTGTTCCACCCCCAGCTGCCCCACGTGAGCCGTGGCCGAGGTCTtagcttcaacggctcggcccctgaaggcatcccggttgctgaccgcgcgggtgagctcctcctccaactccttaaccCGCACCGCCAGAGGAGCGAGTTGCgtctgggccgtggccgccttGACCTTTGCGTCGGCACaatgaaggtggaggtcctctacctccgtgCTCCACGCCGATAGGAGCTTGTTGGCGCTGGCGAGAAGGTCCTTCTgatgctgaagctggtcccagacgcccctctcctgccggagaaagactgacttcccaagcgaccgggtctcgagctcctggggaagcagaacgaGGGTCATTGGTTGCAACGAAACCAGAGAAGGACAAcgtcacgcgagaaaggaaaTCACAAACCTAGGCAACtctgggcagttcgtcggccaccatggaCAGGGCCATCCGAAGCGACCGCTCCGCTAGCtggtggtattgctcgaaggtgccccagcgcccgccTTCGGctgtgtcctcgagggcgaatagaggctccccctcagagTCGTCCCGGCTTCGCcacagtactcgtgggtgatcccacccacaaGGCTTGGGTcacgcccgcacgagggccgagcttcccctGTCCAAGAACAGCACCGGCTGTTCCATGGCAccggcatcctcggcgtcgaccacctcccgcgcccgggaagtatcgtcggaggagatcggatagacctccgcctcccgagcGCTCTCCCACAACAATGGcaggccctgaaccaagggcgccactgAGGCCTCCGCcacctgcatctccgcctcctggacagatggcctcgccgccatcacgatGGCCTTGGTGATCTCGAGGGCTCTGGGCTCTACAATTATGGCCTCGACAGTCTCGGGGGCTTCagcctccaccatcgtggcctcggtagaCACAGAGACACCGACCACGGCCACTGTGGTCTCGACGGTCGTGGACGCcgtggcctccgtcgcctcagcctcggagaccccggtggcctcggcaaccaagggcacgctgGCCCCGTCTGACTCGTGAGCCTTGCCCCCATGAGGCGGAAacgctccctccctcgtctatGTAGGGGCTGCCTtagcaacccctccttgggcgtCCGGCCCccttgggtcgaccctcgccgacaccacgccgcgttggatagcggcttgtgcctctgccacccagtgggcggaggagccagggctcgcctttagcgccttaaggggcgccaaggggagctcatccgtaggccgcttccgactaaggaaaaataacctacagggtcagcgcgagaccaaaaaggCAAATGGAATGCACTATAACCTCACCAAAAATACACTAaccttgaacggggcggcaaccgttttgccacggcgaacctcgtccacaacggcggaggcagcggcagaggcgtcgcctccatatccatcggcgccggtcggtcctcaatggaccctggcgccccttcggtcctctgcgggggtggTGGCATCGTCTCCACCGCCACtcgctccaccacggccgccgtGCCCACTGGGCTGATGGCTCGTTTGCCCAATGCCCgggcctcgggcgtgtcggcctcggcctcagaGCGAGCAACCGCCGGCcctgggtccgcttctcctcctcccccAGGAGTGCTGGGCTGCTGGCTAGTGCcctgggcaccacctccactacgtcaggaaggtggtccaggggacctcgccccgccTCGCCCCCGTCacccccgtccgaggcctccgttaATAGCGacgtcgatggggattcctccagcgggagaccctccttcctttgttgacagcggtgcttatccagctcctcgcgcgcgaggagttGCTTCGTGCGTTTCGCCACCTTGGCATCCTTCCGTGTCTTCTGCGTGTCGACATGCGcctggttgatcgcccgccgcctcgcgtccttgGGAACAGgtggcggagaggagcgcacgtccctcatcccctgaaggaacgacgaacgcgcataagggaacaagggttaaggggagactgaggaggttcagaggctacagcggcacatgacttaccaacaaaaggaacccccgcgacgatcgcatcgcgaagggggtcaagttgccgcccttcAGCTTTGCCTCTACTGTCTCCCCAACCCGACGAAGGATTTCCTCGTcgaaaagggcggaggaggacatccggatgccctccatGGGTTCACCTGGCTTCATCTCAAACAGCcaccaccgccgagccatcagtggcagcaccctctggcggtggaaggcggccacgaccacagccacggtgaggccatggccccgcagcctcgccagcccctctaggagcgtcTCTAGCTTAGGCTGGTCGcccttcgggacaccccacttacatctctctgggcagctccccacaatccgcccggtgtaagggagaagtcctccatcatcgttatgaaggtagaaccagctcgtgtaccaccaTCGGTTGGAGGACACGAGCtaggctgggatgtagaggtgctggcggtcctggcgcacctAGAGAGTGCAGCTTCcagccctcgtcgccttcctcttacccgacgtacccatcggcttggtagtatgccccgcccagaacaggtggagccacaactcccaatggggaacAATCCCCAAATATCCCTTGTAGACGGCAATAAAGATAGCCGCctaagcgatggagttgggattgaagttatggagctccacgccgtagtagtgcgggagcgcccgcatgaaccggtccgccgagaCACCGAGGccccgctcgtggaaggagacgaagctcatgacGTAGCCGTTGCGAGGCCTCGGCTTTGGCTCGCCatatggagcaatccactctggcctgctggggtccgtcaccgggcgaaggagtccaccatcgacaagcgactaaagcatctcctcggtgacgtccgatggGTCCCAGGGGTccacctcgacaacgacgatgtcacCGACCATGAGTGCGAGGGAGGAATCGAGTGCGGTGGtgtgttttttttctctctcacacgctctcgcttttttctcgctttctccctaggctcgctcttctctcctcttcttcccggcacccgctgctctagcgatggctcggcGAAGGCgatgctaatgcaggcaaggtaagatgagGAGGGACGAGACTCCTCGGGTATTTATGTAGAGAGGAGGCGAAATGAATGGGCGACGAAATCGAGGAGGTTTTCCCCCCGATCCGGCGTGGTTAACCACGAGGCGATTTCACCGGCCCAcgtgcccacgtctcccgcattaaatgcgaggacagttacatcccatccaccacatcacgctcggccactacgacaGCAGGCATCATTTtgactccccatgaaaccgcctcaaaaggagCGCCGCCCGTGCCGAGctaatagggaagatattccctacggcctattcctttcgtatgaaggaatcgggctctgaacctattacgatctaggggttcgaaggctgggccccaaagggtttcgacagctgcccaggataacagagtcagggacgaccgcgggcgagcccatacagggctgaggcccaagcaagcgaaacgcttgggacgcccaaagtcgtgtccaagaccagAGGAAAGTCtacgaatgggatcccaccgtagggaggcaccgagccaccgagacccaacgaacggcctcggcacccactagagacatcctctggtactcttggactgtgtctttggaccgctagccgtcccctagtgaACAGGGTTCGGGCCttcactcggactacccgataacagctcaccggaagtgccaccgctcgtgcctagcgagggtagcgaggcacattccacccctccttccgagcaaaaaggaagcgtgagggtcgcacaaaaagtcagaggaacccctgacggccttctcattctatgcagaggctagggagctcttcctacaaccttgccgagacccagcgaccctagctcgcactcaaaggggttCGGCAAaataaaccctccttccgagcgaaaaggaagcgtgagggtcgtacaaaaagacaggggagctcctgacagcCTTCTCACcctgtgtagaggctagggggctcttcctgcaaatacgccgagaccccacaactcgggcttgcgcccaaaaggggcctcggcaaacaaaccctcacgcgcgaggggcttataaaaagtcaggggaactcccgacagccctctcgctccgcgtaggggctaggggctcttcctgcaaccttgccgagaccagaatgggctcgacaaacaaacaatccgtccgaacgaaaaggatatatgagggtcggatgaaaaagtcaggggacccccgatcgccctcttgctccaggcggaggctcgggggctcttcttgcacccaagaccaagacaaacggtcctagcccacgctagaggtttaattacaaaacacgataaagggcaccgagcccgttacggtccaggggttcgaaggctgggcctccaagaggtttcgacagccgccctagggcaatagagtcagggacgacttcggggcgagtctacgaatggcccaggcccgagcgaacagtcgctcgaggcgtcctaagtcgtgtccgagaccggtagggaagtattcgaatgggatcccaccgtagggaggcaccgagccaccaaggcctagcgaacggccttggcacccactagagaaaccctctggtactcttggagtacgtctctggaccgctagccgtcccctagtgaacggggctcgggcctctactcggactacccgataacagctcactggaagtgtccacgctcgtgcccattgagggtagcctggcacattccacccctcctcccAAGCGAAagaaagcgtgagggtcatacccaaagtcagggggcccttgacgaacctctcgctccatgcggaggctagaggggtttttcctgcagcctcgccgagaccctcgcaacctgaacttgcgcttaggggctcggcaaaatgcaataagaactactcgttcaaacACGAAAATAAAAAAGCCCCTGGAAGAGTAACTCCAATCCTCCAaggcctcgagggctacacccggcgggtgcgctcgtgcgcacccaccgaaacctcaagatacaaaacccaattcctataGGAGCGGGTACGAACCAAGCCtaggcaaaccctcagggagagtgcacgcactcccccggaggctcgggggctactgtcgggtaccttagaacgggataccccgagcgaacaatcaaaagggtcgctaaagtcccataaaaaaataaagctagaaggtaagccgtgggcccctcacccgcaacgaccgagcccaccaggccctccgcctcgcctcgagcctcgtgcaggaggtctcggcacccTGACGCAAATTCCGCCTCGCACGAGGCTCgccatggaaggcctcggcagggagtgcATTCTCCGTATtgtgcgaggcctctcgcggcatGCCTCGGCAAGGAAttcgatctccgtctcgcgcgaggcctcattctccgtgtcgctcgagcccggctcgtccgcagcccgtcgccccccgcctcgaccgaccctccagacagcgcgtcatgtctcattaatgcttcaaccactcccacaatctcagccggacgatggctcaacgccacagaatggtcgacgggacccgaggtcgcatcagcgccataccgaccgggacagggcacggcggggattaccggccactgtgtcctaacgctgtatccACGATGAACGCCATGCCGGTTGGGACAgtgtacggcggggattaccggccactgtgtcctaacgctgtgcccacgatcagccgcccactcaaggcctcggcattgtacaccaaggtctcggctatcttggggttcgtgcctgccgagacccctccgctgtggtgcagcctcggcaccgaccaagtctcggcctcgcgcacagtccgtccacagtggcttgcacgttcaccgccgcatccactccgaggcagtcccggggctcccacgacgcacaggatcggatagGACGACCACGCCAcgcccagtgctccaaggacggaccactccgacgaccacgtcgCCACAgaaacaggctacagggcccgaACACACCGTCTCTGTTCACatgacaccgtatagttagctcatataccgtccttgtcttcccttcaggctataaaaggagaggacttgggccgttttaGGGGGGACGAAGGAGGAGGACACCTGGTaagacacacacacgcacacatcccagctgcctgagagcaacgtctcagacgaccCTCACGACACcctgctgagacctgggactagctccctctctcccttagcttgtaacccctactacgagcacttcggtgtaaggaatacaagatcgatctatCAGACTGAACGTAGgacatcgattgcctgaaccagtataaactttgtgtctctttgcatcaccatctaaaATCAGGAGCAAGTAGTTTATTaatggttggttgaggacccgagTCCGAAACACCGGCAGAATCATTAAAAGCAGCGCGTTGCAGTTCGCATAAACAAATTTGTTCGCCCAAGCAATGTATCCGTCGGCCCCTCCGGACGCGTATAACAAATTCGGCAGCTCCGGGGCTCCGCcaacggcgccgccgccggcagcgTACCGGCAGCAGCACGGGGCGAACATGAACCCTTCACGCCCCGGCGGCGGGCTGAGGAAATGGTCCACCGGCCTTTTCCACTGCATGGACGACCCGGGGAACTGTAAGTCATCCCTTCGTTCCcccgcttcctcttcttcttctccagccAGAGTTCATAGCAGTCCTGTGGCGATTCGAGCTCAGTTAGTTGCCACTTGACATGCGTTTCTTCCATGGCGCTCAGGTCTCATCACATGCCTGTGCCCCTGCATCACGTTCGGGCAGATCGCTGATATCGTGGACAAAGGCACCTGCCGTGAGTCGATCTCTTCTCAGTCTCAGCTTCCTCTGGTTCTTAATCTCTGAAACAACTCAACCGATTCACCGCCGCAAAACTCTGGCTTGGCAGCATGTCTCGCGAGTGGACTGATCTATGGGCTCATCTGCGCCTCGACGGGGATGGGGTGCCTCTACTCGTGCCTCTACCGGTCCAAGCTGAGGGCCGAGTACGACGTGGACGAAGGGGAGTGCCCGGACTTCCTGGTACACTGCTGCTGCGAGCACCTGGCGCTGTGCCAAGAGTACCGCGAGCTCAAGAACCGCGGCTTCGACCTGGGGATCGGTAAGTGTGCAGCACTTGCTTTGCTTCAGTTCGAGTTCTCAGTGCTGCTGGCCAGTTTGCTTGGACGCGAGCAGCTTTTTGTTGTTTGTGCTCATAGCCATACCTACCGAACACTGATGTGTCGTACTCGTACCTGTACGTGCGAAGGTTGGGAGGCCAACATGGACCGGCAGAGGCGAGGAGTTGCCGGCGGCACGGTGATGGGGGCGCCGGCCATACCGCTCGGCATGATTAGGTAGGTGATGGATGCGAAATGGGCAGCGCTTGCTTTCATGGTCCTTTGGTGTTgctatgtaatttatttttatttCCTTGAACCTATGTAATTTATCTAGCTTTTTTCCCTTTCTCGTCTGGAGTCGTGTGGAGGACACTGCTTTTTAAGTTTGGTGTGACTCGTGTGGGTGGTATctgtaacatatatatatattctactgACGTGGATTTAAGGTGCAAGTTGTATTAAAATTGGGGTATTCACTAGGAGAGCGGGGCTTAAGTCTCGGTGACTTAGCGTGTGTTTGATCGAGGacgatgttttttttttgtcagtTAGCATCTATCTCATGTAAGGCTGGATTTTGATGTgcagcttatcagccatggtataatGTTTTTCTTTCGTAACAAAATAACATCAATCGGTTTATCAGTTGCAGAAACCATTAGCCAAATAGGGCGTTAAAGCGCAAGTTGTATTGAAATTTGGGTATTCACCAGTAGAGCAGTACTTAAGTCTTTTTTTAGGATAGCTGGACTTAAGTCCTGGTGACTTAGGGCCCGTTCGGTTAGGCATTTCCGGCCTGGAACGGCCAGGAATATTTCCAGCCCAGTACAAAATATAGAATGGTTCCAGGCCCGGAACAGTTCTAAGCCATTCCAGGCTGGAAGCGAACGGGCCCTTagtgtgtgttttacagaggacGATGTGGGTTTTTTTTTCCGGGTTGCATCCATCTCCGGTTCACTCCAGTTCTCTGTTTTGTTTGAAGGTTAATGGATGTGGGATGAGGTAGGTGACGTGTGGAGCCTACATGTCATCCTCCCCTCTTATTCTCTTCCTTTTTCCTCTGCTGCCTCCTCTCCATGGCTGCGGCGGGTGGCTCCTCCGCTCGGCCACGCGCGCCGCCCGCGCATGCCTCCCAAGCTGCTCCCTAGCCACGTGCGACGCTACTCCTCGGCTCGCTCCAGCTGTGCGCACCCTCGCTTGCCTAACCCACGAAGCACAAGAAGTGGGTCGGGACGGTTTCTTCATTTCGGTGGAATCAGATGAACCCACGTTTAGGGTTCGTTCGTTTAACCATCGTTCCAACAGGATTCATTCCAGGTGATCAAATATAGTACAAAATAGCACAACATTCCTGGTTGGAATAATTCGAGGAGTTCAATCTGTGACAACCGAACAGGCCCTTAGGCCTCGTTCGGTTCGGACGTATCACGCCAGGAATCGTTCCGGCCAAGAAAATTCTTATATAAATTAAGTAACGAATCCAGCCAGGAATTCTTCTTGGGGTCATTCCCGCAGGAAACGAACGGGGCCTTACTGGGAATACTTCCTCCTGGGATGAACCCAACCCCTGTGAACtccaaaccaaacacccctaaaaAGAAGTTCGCCCAACCCAACCCACTTCAACACTCCATCCAACACACGCTTAGGGTGTGATTGGTTTCCTTCCCAATATAATTTGTCTGGTCCTAGACATTTGGCCCCCTATAGCCTAATTTAACTGATGTAGTAGTCATTTGTTTTGTTATCAGATCCATCTACCCAAGCGTTGGGGGGAAGCAATTTGGTTGGCCCATCTCTACATAGGAATCCTGCCTCCAAAAGCAGGCCTGTGGATCGGGCCACGTCGCCCGTTAGTCCCTGGCCGTTCGATCTGACTGACTTGCGACGGATGCCGTCCGATGTTGGATCGGTTCGGGTCTCCGCCCGTTTCATCGCATTCTCGGAGCCTCGCGAATCTTCTCGATGCGTCGTCCCATTCGCGCAGTCGACGTCGATGAGCAGGGCGGCAACGCGACTGCGCGAGTAACCATCGAGGGCCACCGGCGCGGGCATGGTCGACCGGAGAGGCGGCGAGCTCACCAGCGCAGCGGCACACGCGAGCCGAATGGCCATTTTGCCTGTCTGACTGAGCCGCGCTGTAGCCTTCGGCCCTCCGCCCGCACCTGCGCCGGATAAACGCCTTGTCCCCATGGTCGGCCGCCCTTGCCCGTAGCGAGGGAGAAGGGCTGCAGACGGGTTGTGGCACGGCGGCGCACGGGCCGCGGCGCGCAGGCGGGCCGACGCTCCGTTGCGTCTGCACCTGGCCATCGCAGATGATTCCCGCCGGCGGCCATCGACACAAAAGTTCTACGGTCTCCACCTGGACAGAGGCTCGCTCGCTCGCTGGCCCTCGCACGACAACCACGCCAAGGAGGCACGGACTAGTGCAAGGTCTTCTGGGGCGAATACGCCGGGGACGATGCCTTCCTACTCTTCCTTGGGAGCAGTAAGTATTCGTTCCTCTGAGTGCCGCAATGATTATGGTTTTAATCCCGTTCGTGTTTGATTTCAGTAAGAGGAGTGACCCTCCCAATTTACTTGTACTACTAACAGTCTCCATTTTTATTTCACCTTCTTTTTTTTTCCTGCAACAGTTCAGGTGGATTACGTGCCAAATTATGCAGCTGTATCAAACTACAAGTAGTGACCAGAGACTAATTGACATTTTCCTCGGTTAAAATTTGACAGCTAAATCATTTTTCAGTTAAGCATTCTAAATACTGAGATGGTGATGCTATGTCAGTCAGTGAGCGTCCTCTAAACTGCCTTGATCTATATATTCCCACCTATAAATGTTTTCTCAAATATTGTTGATTGCTGCTATGTAACTCTGTTGAAATAAGAATAGATATGCCATTGCATGTTTTAAATGAATTCGGTATAATATTTCTTTTAAATAGAGTGAGACTTATGTTACTTCCTTATTTATGACAATCACAGTACTATCTCTGGAGCAACTACTCAGTTCTGCTAGGCTAATCCATGATCTTGTTCCTCGTTGTCAAGATTGCACAATTTTTTCAGTACCTCCCATTGCTATAGAAGGGCCAACAATTTTATGATTGATAAGTGATCACAACACGTGGCCACATAAAAGTGCCAGCAATAGAAAAGGCACATCTGTTTGGCAGCATAATCAATTTCTGCCATAACTCTGACAAATTGTAGGTTAGAACCGGGAAAGAATTCAGAGGTGGGAACAAGCTCCTAATGGTATTAGTTTAAGAGTgattagtaaaagaaaagaatcACTTTAAATGCAACAGCATCAGACCATGCTTTCTAAGGTAAGTCAAACAAACATAGTTATTGTTTTGTATTATTCTTTAAATGCTTTCT is from Miscanthus floridulus cultivar M001 chromosome 7, ASM1932011v1, whole genome shotgun sequence and encodes:
- the LOC136464567 gene encoding cell number regulator 1; the protein is MYPSAPPDAYNKFGSSGAPPTAPPPAAYRQQHGANMNPSRPGGGLRKWSTGLFHCMDDPGNCLITCLCPCITFGQIADIVDKGTCPCLASGLIYGLICASTGMGCLYSCLYRSKLRAEYDVDEGECPDFLVHCCCEHLALCQEYRELKNRGFDLGIGWEANMDRQRRGVAGGTVMGAPAIPLGMIR